One region of Synechococcus sp. MW101C3 genomic DNA includes:
- the glmM gene encoding phosphoglucosamine mutase — MAEPAPLPIGPPLSAGGTWFGTDGIRGRVGTHLTPLLALQVGYWCGQVLPPEGAVLVGMDSRSSGPMVVAALTAGLTAAGREVWDLGLCPTPAVPGAIRRCGAAGGLMVSASHNPPHDNGIKVFGPSGDKLDRQQQEVIEAGLRGRATATASASSGVCGAVRQRPELLAAYTDTLLASVAGRRLDGCPIVLDLCWGSATACGEAVFRALGADLTVLHGNPDGSRINVGCGSTHLEPLRQAVLAHGAAMGFAFDGDADRMLAVDGRGRVVDGDQILYLWGGELLAAGELPGSRLVATVMSNLGFERAWLARGGVLDRTPVGDQHVHAAMAASGAALGGEQSGHILSAHHGMSGDGLLTALQVATRIHAGAGSLADWMDTSFSPYPQVLVNVIVPDRQRRQHWQDSLLLREAVAQAEAAMGGEGRVLVRASGTEPLLRVMVEAAEPAAVDHWSSHLADLAAAELNGV, encoded by the coding sequence ATGGCGGAGCCGGCCCCCCTGCCCATCGGCCCGCCACTCAGTGCCGGTGGCACCTGGTTCGGCACCGACGGCATCCGCGGCCGCGTCGGCACCCATCTCACGCCCCTGCTGGCCCTGCAGGTGGGCTACTGGTGCGGCCAGGTGCTGCCGCCCGAGGGGGCGGTGCTGGTCGGCATGGATTCCCGCAGCAGCGGCCCGATGGTGGTGGCGGCGCTCACCGCCGGCCTCACGGCGGCCGGTCGGGAGGTGTGGGATCTCGGGCTCTGCCCCACCCCCGCCGTGCCCGGTGCGATCCGCCGGTGTGGTGCCGCCGGCGGGCTGATGGTGTCGGCCAGCCACAACCCGCCCCATGACAACGGCATCAAGGTGTTCGGCCCCAGCGGCGACAAGCTCGACCGGCAGCAGCAGGAGGTGATCGAAGCCGGCCTGCGCGGCCGTGCCACTGCCACGGCCAGCGCCTCCTCCGGTGTCTGCGGCGCCGTGCGGCAGCGGCCCGAGCTGCTGGCCGCCTACACCGACACCCTGCTGGCGAGCGTCGCGGGGCGCCGCCTGGATGGCTGCCCGATCGTGCTCGACCTCTGCTGGGGATCGGCCACTGCCTGCGGTGAAGCGGTGTTCCGCGCCCTCGGCGCCGATCTCACGGTGCTGCATGGCAACCCCGACGGCAGCCGCATCAACGTGGGCTGCGGCAGCACCCACCTGGAGCCGTTGCGGCAGGCGGTGCTGGCCCATGGCGCGGCGATGGGCTTCGCGTTCGATGGCGACGCCGACCGCATGCTGGCCGTGGACGGCCGTGGCCGGGTGGTGGACGGCGACCAGATCCTCTACCTCTGGGGCGGGGAGCTGCTGGCGGCCGGTGAGCTGCCCGGCAGCCGCCTGGTGGCCACGGTGATGTCCAACCTCGGCTTCGAGCGGGCCTGGCTGGCGCGAGGTGGTGTGCTCGATCGCACTCCCGTGGGCGATCAGCACGTGCATGCCGCCATGGCCGCCAGCGGCGCTGCCCTTGGCGGTGAGCAGTCGGGCCACATCCTCTCGGCCCATCACGGCATGAGCGGCGATGGGCTGCTCACGGCCTTGCAGGTGGCCACCCGCATCCATGCCGGTGCCGGCTCCCTGGCCGACTGGATGGACACCAGCTTCTCGCCCTATCCCCAGGTGCTGGTGAACGTGATCGTGCCCGACCGCCAGCGGCGTCAGCACTGGCAGGACAGCCTGCTCCTGCGCGAGGCGGTGGCCCAGGCGGAGGCGGCCATGGGCGGCGAAGGCCGGGTGCTGGTGCGGGCCAGCGGCACCGAACCGCTGCTGCGGGTGATGGTGGAAGCGGCCGAACCCGCCGCCGTTGATCACTGGTCGTCGCATCTGGCCGATCTGGCGGCCGCCGAGCTCAACGGGGTTTGA